One genomic segment of Drosophila melanogaster chromosome 3R includes these proteins:
- the CG14861 gene encoding uncharacterized protein: MSEEVSIRYQIKIPAATSNEIQSSVENDPKIESEKLMVCDEIDRTLNTEEVSENNFEDPEEAGKTLEALEVAEDNEGYTTPKEFNESDEEIEEVKELSSGTSFTSCNSYGYMRQSILCHASTLSLDSGIVIVSPIDIFLNRDLDKDQDQLQEYSIYQSIENNTISVDIVMEKIPLTVTSEDSDCDYELSLDEVHQRFSAWFNQKEIDTAYSCFTQMDEDLDGYISLGELKRFLEKLEMPQTHLATKNVMTHVVGNHLERLTFCHALLIYGTVLNRLELRKGHLLDRERLRLARSKAVDVSKVGVSGAKQFFEAKIAMQSDPLPPINSDQPVARIAVHSLNTENPGRRVNFKSAAALFKKLENDQ, translated from the coding sequence ATGTCAGAGGAAGTCAGCATCCGGTACCAAATCAAAATCCCAGCAGCAACGTCGAACGAAATTCAGAGTTCGGTCGAAAATGATCCGAAAATCGAGTCAGAAAAGTTGATGGTTTGTGATGAAATAGACAGGACGTTGAATACTGAAGAGGTATCCGAGAACAATTTCGAGGATCCAGAAGAGGCGGGGAAGACTTTGGAAGCTCTAGAGGTAGCGGAAGATAACGAAGGCTACACAACACCGAAAGAGTTCAATGAATCTGATGAGGAGATCGAAGAGGTGAAGGAGCTGAGTTCTGGTACATCCTTTACATCCTGTAACTCGTACGGATATATGCGACAGTCGATCCTTTGCCACGCATCCACCTTGAGTTTGGATAGTGGCATTGTTATTGTGTCCCCAATCGATATTTTTCTCAATCGGGATCTGGATAAAGATCAGGATCAGTTACAAGAATATTCCATATATCAAAGTATTGAGAATAATACAATATCCGTAGATATCGTTATGGAGAAAATACCACTGACTGTCACTTCCGAAGACAGCGACTGTGATTACGAACTTAGTCTGGATGAAGTTCACCAACGCTTCTCGGCTTGGTTtaatcaaaaagaaatagataCGGCTTATTCCTGTTTCACGCAGATGGATGAAGACCTGGACGGGTACATAAGTCTGGGCGAACTGAAGAGATTCCTGGAAAAACTGGAGATGCCACAAACCCATTTGGCAACCAAAAACGTAATGACTCATGTGGTGGGAAATCACTTGGAACGTTTAACCTTCTGCCACGCGCTCCTTATTTACGGAACTGTTTTGAACCGCTTGGAATTACGAAAGGGACATCTTTTAGATCGGGAACGGCTACGCTTGGCCCGGAGTAAAGCGGTAGACGTGTCCAAAGTGGGTGTCAGTGGTGCAAAACAATTTTTCGAGGCCAAGATAGCGATGCAATCGGATCCCTTGCCACCTATTAATTCGGATCAACCAGTGGCTCGAATTGCAGTGCATTCATTGAATACGGAGAACCCTGGTAGAAGAGTCAATTTTAAATCTGCTGCCGCTCTTTTTAAAAAGCTTGAAAATGATCAATAG